The following proteins come from a genomic window of Pyxidicoccus sp. MSG2:
- a CDS encoding chemotaxis protein CheW codes for MMNAGTEGRAEPYLHFVVGGEHYATPSACVAGVVPEARLEPVTGAPPHVRGVLVQDGEAVPVVDLSHLLGQALRTVRARPTVVLAQVRCCGEPLRLGLAVDGVGAPLELSSRDVVPAPSFGAAMPVDFLVGMGRHGEGLVLLMDVERILTESQLHSAIQLASPVGPKGHGG; via the coding sequence ATGATGAACGCCGGCACAGAGGGCAGAGCCGAGCCGTACCTCCACTTCGTCGTGGGCGGTGAGCACTACGCCACGCCCAGCGCCTGCGTGGCGGGCGTGGTGCCCGAGGCCCGCCTGGAGCCGGTGACGGGCGCGCCGCCCCACGTGCGCGGAGTGCTCGTCCAGGACGGCGAGGCCGTGCCGGTGGTGGACCTCTCCCACCTGCTGGGCCAGGCGCTGCGCACCGTGCGCGCGCGTCCCACCGTGGTGCTGGCCCAGGTGCGCTGCTGTGGTGAGCCCCTGCGGCTGGGCCTCGCGGTGGACGGCGTGGGCGCGCCGCTGGAGCTGTCCTCGCGGGATGTGGTGCCGGCGCCCTCCTTCGGCGCCGCCATGCCGGTGGACTTCCTGGTGGGCATGGGCCGGCACGGCGAGGGCCTGGTGCTGCTGATGGACGTGGAGCGCATCCTCACCGAGAGCCAGCTCCACTCCGCCATCCAGCTGGCGTCGCCCGTCGGCCCCAAGGGCCACGGCGGCTGA
- a CDS encoding chemotaxis protein CheW, whose product MSAEGAGTRQYLTQHLCGERYALPLSRAREVLRYGPLTPVPGVPPSIRGVIHARGRVVPVVDLAVRFGRPAQEPTPWTCFVLVEVDVDGEPTVLGMMVDAVDSVVELAPEDVLPPPPFGTAIRTEFLLGMSRLGDGILLLLDVDRVLAHHELLAAGELAARELATPGSRPGAGDAPA is encoded by the coding sequence ATGAGCGCGGAGGGCGCAGGCACCCGGCAGTACCTCACGCAGCACCTGTGTGGTGAGCGTTACGCGCTGCCGCTGTCGCGTGCGCGGGAAGTCCTCCGGTACGGCCCCCTCACGCCGGTGCCCGGAGTGCCGCCGTCCATCCGCGGCGTCATCCACGCGCGCGGGCGCGTGGTGCCGGTGGTGGACCTGGCGGTGCGCTTCGGCCGCCCGGCGCAGGAGCCCACCCCGTGGACGTGCTTCGTGCTGGTGGAGGTGGACGTCGACGGCGAGCCCACGGTGCTAGGGATGATGGTGGACGCGGTGGACTCGGTGGTGGAACTGGCCCCCGAGGACGTGCTGCCGCCGCCGCCCTTCGGCACCGCCATCCGCACCGAGTTCCTGCTCGGCATGAGCCGCCTCGGTGACGGCATCCTCCTGCTGCTGGACGTGGACCGCGTGCTGGCGCATCACGAGCTGCTCGCCGCGGGAGAGCTGGCGGCCCGTGAGCTCGCGACACCGGGCTCCAGGCCCGGCGCTGGAGACGCGCCGGCATGA
- the cheB gene encoding chemotaxis-specific protein-glutamate methyltransferase CheB produces MTPAGEPLRRVLVVDASAVVRQDVAALLRDTGRCEVVVAANVLAARQKLRRAWPDIALIGLEPPGHDALALLRELVAASVPVVVCARDASPGAPQVREALCAGARDVLHWPRVGLKAHLAQEAGPLAALLLDSERRPPRVPPLPRGSKPSPPSTPMADRVWARQVVAVGASTGGPAALRRLLGALPAHAPALLVVQHMSEPFASAFARGLGEVCRIEVRSAATGDRVRPGLALLAPGDQHLRLVAGAGGYAVELSEAPPVRHHRPSVDVLFHSVAEAAGPDAVGVLLTGMGDDGADGLSAMRRAGAATFAQDAATSVVYGMPRAAMLRGAAEQSLPLDSLPEAILNAASRRGSPPGNEEA; encoded by the coding sequence ATGACGCCGGCCGGAGAGCCGCTGCGGCGGGTGCTGGTGGTGGACGCCTCGGCCGTCGTGCGCCAGGACGTCGCGGCGCTGCTGCGCGACACCGGCCGCTGCGAGGTGGTCGTCGCGGCGAACGTGCTGGCGGCGCGGCAGAAGCTCCGGCGCGCGTGGCCCGACATCGCCCTCATCGGCCTGGAGCCCCCGGGCCACGACGCGCTGGCCCTGCTGCGGGAATTGGTGGCGGCGTCGGTGCCGGTGGTGGTCTGCGCGAGAGACGCCTCGCCAGGCGCCCCCCAGGTGCGGGAGGCGCTGTGCGCCGGCGCCAGGGACGTCCTCCACTGGCCACGGGTGGGCCTCAAGGCGCACCTGGCGCAGGAGGCCGGCCCGCTCGCCGCCCTGCTGCTGGACTCGGAGCGACGGCCGCCCCGCGTCCCACCACTGCCCCGGGGCTCCAAGCCGAGCCCGCCCTCGACTCCCATGGCGGACCGCGTCTGGGCGCGGCAGGTGGTGGCGGTGGGGGCGTCGACGGGAGGCCCCGCCGCCCTGCGCAGACTCCTGGGCGCGCTGCCCGCGCATGCACCCGCGCTGCTCGTGGTGCAGCACATGTCGGAGCCCTTTGCCTCCGCCTTCGCGCGGGGCCTGGGCGAGGTGTGCCGCATCGAGGTCCGCAGCGCGGCGACGGGAGACCGGGTGCGCCCCGGCCTCGCGCTGCTGGCGCCCGGAGACCAGCACCTGCGGCTCGTCGCGGGGGCCGGTGGCTACGCGGTGGAGTTGTCGGAGGCGCCTCCCGTCCGGCACCACCGTCCCAGCGTGGACGTCCTGTTCCACTCGGTGGCGGAGGCGGCCGGGCCGGACGCGGTGGGCGTGCTGCTCACCGGCATGGGCGACGACGGAGCGGACGGGCTGTCAGCCATGCGCCGGGCCGGAGCCGCCACGTTCGCCCAGGATGCCGCCACCAGCGTGGTGTACGGCATGCCTCGCGCCGCGATGCTGAGGGGAGCAGCCGAGCAGTCACTGCCGCTCGACTCGCTGCCCGAAGCCATCCTGAACGCGGCCTCACGACGCGGGTCCCCACCGGGTAACGAGGAGGCGTAG
- a CDS encoding CheR family methyltransferase: protein MKAAGLASLAQPPLPEPAALSRLRECFYAEAGVRLGEGKAEFVRWRLSARLRALGLESFMDYAARVTMDTAERKKMVEALLVHETCFFREPAQFTWLERELFPRWRQDSRRRSRHVRAWSAACSTGQEPYTLAMVLLANLPAEEGWSVEVLGTDLSGDALSRAEAAMWPLEKASEIPTAYLHRFMLRGTGPAEGWIRAGPQLRSVVRFQTLNLLRAEDTAPGTFDLVLCRNVLIYFDAASSARAMRGLVRNLAPEGLLLLGHAEGLHGLRGLRGVHSSIYTRAPEAPAP from the coding sequence ATGAAGGCCGCGGGGCTCGCGAGCCTGGCGCAGCCGCCACTGCCGGAGCCGGCGGCGCTCTCGCGCCTGCGGGAGTGCTTCTACGCCGAGGCCGGGGTGCGTCTGGGCGAGGGCAAGGCGGAGTTCGTCCGGTGGCGGCTGTCCGCGCGGCTGCGCGCGCTCGGGCTGGAGTCCTTCATGGACTACGCGGCCCGCGTGACGATGGACACCGCCGAGCGGAAGAAGATGGTGGAGGCGCTGCTCGTCCACGAGACGTGCTTCTTCCGCGAGCCCGCACAGTTCACCTGGCTGGAGCGCGAGCTGTTCCCCCGCTGGCGGCAGGACTCGCGCCGCCGCAGCCGCCATGTGCGCGCCTGGAGCGCGGCGTGCTCCACCGGCCAGGAGCCGTACACGCTGGCCATGGTGCTGCTGGCGAACCTTCCCGCCGAGGAGGGCTGGAGCGTGGAGGTGCTGGGCACGGACCTGTCCGGCGACGCGCTCTCCCGGGCCGAGGCGGCGATGTGGCCGCTGGAGAAGGCGTCGGAGATTCCCACCGCGTACCTCCACCGCTTCATGCTGCGCGGCACCGGCCCCGCCGAGGGGTGGATTCGCGCGGGCCCCCAGCTGCGCTCGGTGGTGCGCTTCCAGACCCTCAACCTGCTGCGCGCGGAGGACACCGCCCCCGGCACCTTCGACCTGGTGCTGTGCCGCAACGTGCTCATCTACTTCGACGCCGCGTCCAGCGCTCGGGCGATGCGGGGGCTGGTGCGGAACCTCGCGCCGGAGGGCCTGCTCCTGCTCGGCCACGCCGAGGGCCTGCACGGGCTGCGCGGCCTGCGCGGCGTCCATTCCTCCATCTACACCCGGGCCCCCGAGGCGCCCGCCCCATGA
- a CDS encoding SBBP repeat-containing protein, which yields MKQSLWSMFGLAGVVAALGAPLPASAQIPSPAWVRQLGSNLDEQAQAVAVSGSSVYVVGTTTSQLGPEPRAGGQDIFISKYDTAGALQWVHQLGTSEGDRATAVATDADGNVYVVGHTFGGFDFYVNAGGLDFFVTKYDAQGNRLWLSQRGTVMDDFATGVAVGADDTLYIAGYTGGSYANGGNPNNYDVVVALYDTAGNPYWLQQLGSSQSDVAQGIAVTPTHEVYVTGYTFGSLDGTTTPVGTDIFLMRLDILGAQQWVRQVGASDQDYATSVAVSPDGGVYLAGYTFGTLDGNPQAGTYDALLARYDALGNRQWSRLLGGTQPDYAQAVAVAADGTVQVTGYTSGVFDGNPSAGLGDAFLARYDALGTKLGSRVVGTTLPDQGRGVAVDASGNTYVTGFTYGGLGGNTNAGSYDAFLIRF from the coding sequence ATGAAGCAGTCCCTGTGGAGCATGTTCGGTCTGGCGGGCGTCGTGGCAGCCCTGGGCGCACCGCTTCCCGCCTCGGCGCAGATTCCCTCACCCGCCTGGGTGCGGCAGCTCGGGTCGAACCTGGACGAGCAGGCCCAGGCGGTGGCCGTCTCGGGCAGCAGCGTGTACGTGGTGGGCACCACCACGAGCCAGCTCGGGCCGGAGCCGCGCGCGGGCGGCCAGGACATCTTCATCTCGAAGTACGACACCGCCGGCGCGCTGCAGTGGGTGCATCAGCTCGGCACCAGCGAGGGTGACCGCGCCACGGCGGTGGCCACCGACGCGGACGGCAACGTGTACGTGGTCGGCCACACCTTCGGCGGCTTCGACTTCTACGTGAATGCGGGCGGCCTCGACTTCTTCGTCACGAAGTACGACGCACAGGGCAACCGCCTGTGGCTGAGCCAGCGCGGCACCGTCATGGATGACTTCGCCACGGGCGTGGCCGTGGGCGCGGACGACACGCTGTACATCGCGGGCTACACCGGGGGCAGCTACGCGAACGGCGGCAACCCCAACAACTACGACGTGGTGGTGGCCCTGTACGACACGGCCGGCAACCCCTACTGGCTGCAGCAGCTCGGCTCCAGCCAGAGCGACGTGGCGCAGGGCATCGCGGTGACGCCCACGCACGAGGTCTACGTGACGGGCTACACCTTCGGCAGCCTCGACGGCACCACCACCCCGGTGGGCACCGACATCTTCCTGATGCGGCTGGACATCCTTGGCGCCCAGCAGTGGGTGCGGCAGGTGGGCGCGTCCGACCAGGACTACGCCACCAGCGTGGCGGTGAGCCCGGATGGCGGCGTGTACCTGGCGGGCTACACCTTCGGCACGCTGGACGGCAATCCCCAGGCCGGCACCTACGACGCGCTGCTCGCGCGCTATGACGCCCTGGGCAACCGCCAGTGGAGCCGCCTGCTGGGCGGCACCCAGCCGGACTACGCCCAGGCCGTGGCCGTGGCCGCGGATGGCACCGTGCAGGTGACGGGCTACACCAGCGGCGTGTTCGACGGAAACCCCTCCGCCGGGCTCGGCGATGCGTTCCTCGCGCGCTACGACGCACTGGGCACGAAGCTCGGCTCGCGAGTGGTGGGCACCACCCTTCCCGACCAGGGCCGCGGCGTGGCCGTGGACGCCAGCGGCAACACGTACGTGACGGGCTTCACGTACGGCGGCCTCGGCGGCAACACCAACGCGGGCAGCTACGACGCCTTCCTCATCCGGTTCTGA
- a CDS encoding M1 family metallopeptidase, producing the protein MRWPLLVLLAFVALRCAHAPEPATPAPAPVAEAPTYPEPQPPALRLPDTVRPVHYALDLKLLPAEPTFSGAVAIDVEVREPVRQVWLHGQDLEITQARVETGARTLEARAVTASDGRLGLLLPEPLPAGKAVIHLAFTGHIDRERSRGIYGVEERGEPYLYTFFEPVDARRAFPCFDEPGFKVPWRLRFTVKTGHVALANHPVVSREPLPEGLERVTFAESRPMPSYLVAFMVGPFDVVDAGTVGRNAAPLRFIVPKGRGPETAYAASATPRIVKSLEDFFDQAYPYEKLDVAVVPRYWGTMEHPGIVALGQPLTLIRPGEETLARRKWYVTIAGHELGHYWFGDIVTCKWWDDIWLNESLTSWLDRKQMDGFDPGWGFSREASMHALSSALDADALSAALPVRKPAETHDDVLGSFDNGTTYAKGSAVIAMFEAWLGPEQMRNLLRVHIRKHAWGVATSEDFATTLSEAASPDLARSFRSFIDQPGAPRISAELQCKPGTPTRLKLSQERFLPAGSTGSTKQTWSVPVCVRAGTGGGSHRVCTMLSEATGELSLPMRDCPKWVLLNAGGTGYYRASYTREQLAQVLAAPPKSLTVEERLALLADVEGSVRRGDLPLGEALRLVPATARDEDRLIVQRGARLLQLVNEDGLSVEDRTRFRAWVGEVYAPRARKLGWEPKPGDSDDVKQERARLLELATLEGEEPVLNREATRLAKGWLADRKSLDPEAVPLVLAAAAHHGDRAMFDTLLAQARKTEDRNERSQLLTTIASFREPALVKEALKLVTSNEMDLRDTKVLLTGAFMTADTREVAWAFYRENFDALAERLRSDELGWLVSLVGNLCDTERHAEVQAFLEPRVSRLENAPRALARAEESIRLCAEADRLHREGVKAFLRAPPTVPAPTRTR; encoded by the coding sequence ATGCGCTGGCCCCTCCTCGTCCTCCTCGCATTCGTCGCCCTCCGCTGCGCCCACGCGCCCGAGCCGGCGACTCCCGCTCCCGCTCCCGTGGCGGAGGCGCCCACGTATCCCGAGCCACAGCCACCCGCGCTGCGGCTGCCCGACACCGTCCGCCCCGTCCACTACGCGCTGGACTTGAAGCTCCTCCCCGCCGAGCCGACCTTCTCCGGCGCCGTCGCCATCGACGTGGAGGTCCGCGAGCCCGTGCGTCAGGTGTGGCTGCACGGCCAGGACCTGGAGATAACGCAGGCCCGCGTGGAGACGGGCGCGCGCACCCTGGAGGCCCGCGCCGTCACCGCCAGCGACGGGCGCCTCGGGCTGCTGCTGCCCGAGCCCCTCCCCGCGGGCAAGGCCGTCATCCACCTGGCCTTCACCGGCCACATCGACCGCGAGCGCAGCCGTGGCATCTACGGCGTGGAGGAGCGCGGCGAGCCCTACCTCTACACCTTCTTCGAGCCCGTGGACGCGCGCCGCGCCTTCCCCTGCTTCGACGAGCCGGGCTTCAAGGTGCCCTGGCGCCTGCGCTTCACCGTGAAGACCGGGCACGTGGCGCTCGCCAACCACCCCGTCGTCTCCCGCGAGCCGCTGCCAGAGGGCCTCGAGCGCGTCACCTTCGCGGAGAGCCGCCCCATGCCCAGCTACCTCGTGGCCTTCATGGTGGGGCCGTTCGACGTGGTGGACGCGGGCACCGTGGGCCGCAACGCCGCGCCGCTGCGCTTCATCGTCCCGAAGGGCCGGGGCCCGGAGACGGCGTACGCGGCCAGCGCCACCCCGCGCATCGTGAAGAGCCTGGAGGACTTCTTCGACCAGGCGTACCCGTACGAGAAGCTCGACGTGGCGGTGGTGCCCCGCTACTGGGGCACCATGGAGCACCCGGGCATCGTCGCGCTCGGTCAGCCCCTCACGCTCATCCGCCCCGGCGAGGAGACGCTCGCGCGCCGCAAGTGGTACGTCACCATCGCGGGACACGAGCTGGGCCACTACTGGTTCGGCGACATCGTCACCTGCAAGTGGTGGGACGACATCTGGCTCAACGAGTCGCTCACCTCGTGGTTGGACAGGAAGCAGATGGACGGGTTCGACCCGGGCTGGGGCTTCTCGCGCGAGGCGAGCATGCACGCGCTGTCCTCCGCGCTCGACGCGGACGCGCTCTCGGCCGCGCTCCCCGTGCGCAAGCCGGCGGAGACGCATGACGACGTGCTCGGCTCGTTCGACAACGGCACCACCTACGCCAAGGGCTCGGCCGTCATCGCCATGTTCGAGGCCTGGCTCGGCCCGGAGCAGATGCGAAACCTCCTGCGCGTCCACATCCGCAAGCACGCCTGGGGCGTGGCCACGTCCGAGGACTTCGCCACCACGCTGTCCGAGGCCGCGAGCCCCGACCTCGCCCGCTCGTTCCGGAGCTTCATCGACCAGCCCGGCGCCCCGCGCATCTCCGCCGAGCTGCAGTGCAAGCCGGGCACGCCCACGCGGCTGAAGCTGTCGCAGGAGCGCTTCCTGCCGGCCGGCTCCACCGGCAGCACGAAGCAGACGTGGTCCGTGCCCGTGTGCGTGCGCGCGGGGACGGGCGGCGGCTCGCACCGCGTCTGCACCATGCTCAGCGAGGCCACCGGCGAGCTGTCGCTGCCCATGCGCGACTGCCCGAAGTGGGTGCTGCTCAACGCGGGCGGCACGGGCTACTACCGCGCCAGCTACACGCGCGAGCAGCTCGCCCAGGTGCTGGCCGCGCCGCCGAAGAGCCTCACCGTGGAGGAGCGGCTGGCGCTGCTGGCGGACGTGGAGGGCTCGGTGCGCCGGGGGGATTTGCCGCTCGGCGAGGCGCTGCGGCTCGTCCCCGCCACCGCGCGCGACGAGGACCGCCTCATCGTCCAGCGCGGCGCCCGGCTCCTCCAGCTCGTCAACGAGGACGGGCTGTCCGTGGAGGACCGCACCCGCTTCCGCGCCTGGGTGGGTGAAGTCTATGCGCCCCGCGCCCGCAAGCTGGGCTGGGAGCCGAAGCCGGGCGACAGCGACGACGTGAAGCAGGAGCGCGCGCGGCTGCTGGAGCTGGCGACGCTGGAGGGAGAGGAGCCCGTGCTGAACCGGGAGGCGACGCGGCTCGCGAAGGGGTGGCTGGCAGACAGGAAGTCCCTCGACCCGGAGGCGGTGCCCCTGGTGCTCGCGGCGGCGGCACACCATGGAGACCGGGCGATGTTCGACACCCTGCTCGCCCAGGCTCGCAAGACGGAGGACCGCAACGAGCGCAGCCAGTTGCTCACCACGATTGCCAGCTTCCGTGAGCCGGCGCTCGTGAAGGAGGCGCTGAAGCTCGTGACGAGCAACGAGATGGACCTGCGGGACACGAAGGTCCTGCTCACCGGCGCCTTCATGACGGCCGACACGCGCGAGGTGGCCTGGGCCTTCTACCGGGAGAACTTCGACGCGCTCGCGGAGCGGCTGCGCTCGGACGAGCTGGGCTGGCTCGTCAGCCTGGTGGGCAACCTCTGCGACACGGAGCGCCACGCGGAGGTGCAGGCGTTCCTCGAGCCACGCGTCTCCCGCCTGGAGAACGCGCCGCGCGCGCTGGCCCGCGCCGAGGAGTCCATCCGCCTGTGCGCCGAGGCGGACCGCCTCCACCGCGAGGGCGTGAAGGCCTTCCTGCGCGCGCCCCCCACGGTGCCCGCCCCCACCCGGACGCGGTAG
- a CDS encoding arylamine N-acetyltransferase family protein, whose amino-acid sequence MFDAARYLERLGVDASTPLARLHRAHLQAVPFENLDIHLKRPIRLDEEAVFEKVVLQRRGGFCYELNGLFARLLRTLGYDVTLLSARVATRPDGSEYGPELDHLALLVEDASGRWLADVGFGECFVEPLRLDERGVQVRAGHRYRLVEEEGRLVYWSEAASGWEAQYVFSLTPHALADFAGMCLHHQTSPESPFTQRRLCTRATPEGRITLKEGALVTTTRDGRHEQPLADEDAWQDALARHFGITLR is encoded by the coding sequence ATGTTCGACGCCGCACGCTACCTGGAGCGCCTGGGAGTGGACGCGAGCACACCCCTCGCGCGGCTGCACCGGGCCCACCTCCAGGCCGTCCCCTTCGAGAACCTCGACATCCACCTGAAGCGGCCCATCCGGCTCGACGAGGAGGCCGTCTTCGAGAAGGTCGTCCTCCAGCGGCGGGGTGGGTTCTGCTACGAGCTCAACGGGCTCTTCGCGCGCCTGCTTCGGACGCTCGGCTACGACGTCACGCTGCTCTCGGCGCGCGTGGCCACACGGCCCGATGGCAGCGAGTACGGCCCGGAGTTGGACCACCTGGCACTGCTGGTGGAGGACGCCTCCGGCCGCTGGCTGGCCGACGTCGGCTTCGGGGAGTGCTTCGTGGAGCCGCTGCGGCTCGACGAGCGGGGCGTCCAGGTCCGGGCCGGTCACCGCTACCGGCTCGTCGAGGAGGAAGGTCGGCTCGTCTACTGGAGCGAGGCGGCGTCGGGCTGGGAGGCGCAGTACGTCTTCTCGCTCACCCCGCACGCGCTCGCGGACTTCGCCGGCATGTGCCTCCACCACCAGACGTCGCCGGAGTCTCCCTTCACGCAGCGGCGCCTGTGCACCCGGGCCACGCCCGAGGGCCGCATCACCCTCAAGGAGGGCGCGCTCGTCACCACCACGCGGGACGGGCGCCACGAGCAGCCGCTCGCGGACGAGGACGCCTGGCAGGACGCGCTCGCACGGCACTTCGGAATCACCTTGCGCTGA